One genomic region from Rosa rugosa chromosome 1, drRosRugo1.1, whole genome shotgun sequence encodes:
- the LOC133727480 gene encoding uncharacterized protein LOC133727480 isoform X4, which yields MECSEESRCRELAKASTFYRAVYSEIEEVGWENLVRFGGDLTSLSFRVLDSKGRVHVMEIQLDKTHPTYPPSISADVPYLFNLKWSSNSRLKDVVQQFRKHLEKLQTFWSTLDDIDRSLCVVEPKQASPAVSNRQVIIGNDCFVMLSINATDPRSLPECRFIGTGQIVNLLRDRWQRNSKRWVKDKEFLVNLETLLETQLPKPADVEKNDQQVECGICYAPSLPMMSSGVRVELGLTIYAIIPAARGLFIAYVSWTGCVPLPQQGSHLMFYLEVVHTVQNQLQ from the exons ATG GAATGTAGTGAAGAGAGTAGATGCAGAGAGCTGGCCAAAGCCTCTACCTTTTACCGTGCAGTCTACTCTGAG ATAGAGGAAGTTGGGTGGGAGAATCTTGTGAGATTTGGTGGAGATCTAACATCTCTCAGCTTTCGGGTCTT AGATAGTAAGGGCAGAGTGCATGTTATGGAAATTCAGTTGGATAAAACCCATCCTACCTATCCTCCTTCAATTTCGGCA GATGTaccttatttgtttaatttaaaatggTCATCAAACTCAAGATTGAAAGATGTGGTTCAGCAGTTTAGAAAG CATCTGGAGAAGCTTCAGACATTTTGGTCTACTTTGGATGATATTGATAGGTCCCTATGTGTTGTTGAACCTAAACAAGCTTCTCCTGCTGTATCCAATCGCCAAGTCATTATAG GAAATGATTGTTTCGTCATGTTGTCTATTAATGCCACTGATCCTAGATCTTTACCAGA GTGTCGTTTTATTGGTACAGGTCAAATCGTGAACCTTTTGAGAGACAGATGGCAGAGAAATAGCAAAAGATG GGTAAAAGACAAAGAATTTCTCGTTAATCTCGAAACTCTTCTGGAGACTCAGCTGCCAAAGCCTGCAGATGTTGAGAAGAATGATCAGCAAGTGGAATGCGGAATTTGTTATGCTCCGAGTCTTCCA ATGATGAGCTCAGGGGTAAGAGTGGAACTGGGACTGACTATATATGCGATAATACCAGCTGCAAGAGGGCTTTTCATAGCATATGTCTCGTGGACTGGCTGCGTTCCATTACCACAACAAGGCA GTCATTTGATGTTTTATTTGGAAGTTGTCCATACTGTTCAGAACCAGTTGCAGTGA
- the LOC133727480 gene encoding uncharacterized protein LOC133727480 isoform X3 yields MECSEESRCRELAKASTFYRAVYSEIEEVGWENLVRFGGDLTSLSFRVLDSKGRVHVMEIQLDKTHPTYPPSISADVPYLFNLKWSSNSRLKDVVQQFRKHLEKLQTFWSTLDDIDRSLCVVEPKQASPAVSNRQVIIGNDCFVMLSINATDPRSLPECRFIGTGQIVNLLRDRWQRNSKRWVKDKEFLVNLETLLETQLPKPADVEKNDQQVECGICYAPSLPVDDELRGKSGTGTDYICDNTSCKRAFHSICLVDWLRSITTTRQSFDVLFGSCPYCSEPVAVKINSVKK; encoded by the exons ATG GAATGTAGTGAAGAGAGTAGATGCAGAGAGCTGGCCAAAGCCTCTACCTTTTACCGTGCAGTCTACTCTGAG ATAGAGGAAGTTGGGTGGGAGAATCTTGTGAGATTTGGTGGAGATCTAACATCTCTCAGCTTTCGGGTCTT AGATAGTAAGGGCAGAGTGCATGTTATGGAAATTCAGTTGGATAAAACCCATCCTACCTATCCTCCTTCAATTTCGGCA GATGTaccttatttgtttaatttaaaatggTCATCAAACTCAAGATTGAAAGATGTGGTTCAGCAGTTTAGAAAG CATCTGGAGAAGCTTCAGACATTTTGGTCTACTTTGGATGATATTGATAGGTCCCTATGTGTTGTTGAACCTAAACAAGCTTCTCCTGCTGTATCCAATCGCCAAGTCATTATAG GAAATGATTGTTTCGTCATGTTGTCTATTAATGCCACTGATCCTAGATCTTTACCAGA GTGTCGTTTTATTGGTACAGGTCAAATCGTGAACCTTTTGAGAGACAGATGGCAGAGAAATAGCAAAAGATG GGTAAAAGACAAAGAATTTCTCGTTAATCTCGAAACTCTTCTGGAGACTCAGCTGCCAAAGCCTGCAGATGTTGAGAAGAATGATCAGCAAGTGGAATGCGGAATTTGTTATGCTCCGAGTCTTCCAGTTG ATGATGAGCTCAGGGGTAAGAGTGGAACTGGGACTGACTATATATGCGATAATACCAGCTGCAAGAGGGCTTTTCATAGCATATGTCTCGTGGACTGGCTGCGTTCCATTACCACAACAAGGCA GTCATTTGATGTTTTATTTGGAAGTTGTCCATACTGTTCAGAACCAGTTGCAGTGAAAATCAATAGTGTGAAGAAGTAA
- the LOC133727480 gene encoding uncharacterized protein LOC133727480 isoform X5 — protein sequence MEIQLDKTHPTYPPSISADVPYLFNLKWSSNSRLKDVVQQFRKHLEKLQTFWSTLDDIDRSLCVVEPKQASPAVSNRQVIIGNDCFVMLSINATDPRSLPECRFIGTGQIVNLLRDRWQRNSKRWVKDKEFLVNLETLLETQLPKPADVEKNDQQVECGICYAPSLPVDDELRGKSGTGTDYICDNTSCKRAFHSICLVDWLRSITTTRQYVKALVSLSSFHWSFDVLFGSCPYCSEPVAVKINSVKK from the exons ATGGAAATTCAGTTGGATAAAACCCATCCTACCTATCCTCCTTCAATTTCGGCA GATGTaccttatttgtttaatttaaaatggTCATCAAACTCAAGATTGAAAGATGTGGTTCAGCAGTTTAGAAAG CATCTGGAGAAGCTTCAGACATTTTGGTCTACTTTGGATGATATTGATAGGTCCCTATGTGTTGTTGAACCTAAACAAGCTTCTCCTGCTGTATCCAATCGCCAAGTCATTATAG GAAATGATTGTTTCGTCATGTTGTCTATTAATGCCACTGATCCTAGATCTTTACCAGA GTGTCGTTTTATTGGTACAGGTCAAATCGTGAACCTTTTGAGAGACAGATGGCAGAGAAATAGCAAAAGATG GGTAAAAGACAAAGAATTTCTCGTTAATCTCGAAACTCTTCTGGAGACTCAGCTGCCAAAGCCTGCAGATGTTGAGAAGAATGATCAGCAAGTGGAATGCGGAATTTGTTATGCTCCGAGTCTTCCAGTTG ATGATGAGCTCAGGGGTAAGAGTGGAACTGGGACTGACTATATATGCGATAATACCAGCTGCAAGAGGGCTTTTCATAGCATATGTCTCGTGGACTGGCTGCGTTCCATTACCACAACAAGGCAGTATGTTAAGGCTCTTGTATCACTGTCATCTTTCCACTG GTCATTTGATGTTTTATTTGGAAGTTGTCCATACTGTTCAGAACCAGTTGCAGTGAAAATCAATAGTGTGAAGAAGTAA
- the LOC133727480 gene encoding uncharacterized protein LOC133727480 isoform X2 — protein MECSEESRCRELAKASTFYRAVYSEIEEVGWENLVRFGGDLTSLSFRVLDSKGRVHVMEIQLDKTHPTYPPSISADVPYLFNLKWSSNSRLKDVVQQFRKHLEKLQTFWSTLDDIDRSLCVVEPKQASPAVSNRQVIIGNDCFVMLSINATDPRSLPECRFIGTGQIVNLLRDRWQRNSKRWVKDKEFLVNLETLLETQLPKPADVEKNDQQVECGICYAPSLPMMSSGVRVELGLTIYAIIPAARGLFIAYVSWTGCVPLPQQGSMLRLLYHCHLSTGHLMFYLEVVHTVQNQLQ, from the exons ATG GAATGTAGTGAAGAGAGTAGATGCAGAGAGCTGGCCAAAGCCTCTACCTTTTACCGTGCAGTCTACTCTGAG ATAGAGGAAGTTGGGTGGGAGAATCTTGTGAGATTTGGTGGAGATCTAACATCTCTCAGCTTTCGGGTCTT AGATAGTAAGGGCAGAGTGCATGTTATGGAAATTCAGTTGGATAAAACCCATCCTACCTATCCTCCTTCAATTTCGGCA GATGTaccttatttgtttaatttaaaatggTCATCAAACTCAAGATTGAAAGATGTGGTTCAGCAGTTTAGAAAG CATCTGGAGAAGCTTCAGACATTTTGGTCTACTTTGGATGATATTGATAGGTCCCTATGTGTTGTTGAACCTAAACAAGCTTCTCCTGCTGTATCCAATCGCCAAGTCATTATAG GAAATGATTGTTTCGTCATGTTGTCTATTAATGCCACTGATCCTAGATCTTTACCAGA GTGTCGTTTTATTGGTACAGGTCAAATCGTGAACCTTTTGAGAGACAGATGGCAGAGAAATAGCAAAAGATG GGTAAAAGACAAAGAATTTCTCGTTAATCTCGAAACTCTTCTGGAGACTCAGCTGCCAAAGCCTGCAGATGTTGAGAAGAATGATCAGCAAGTGGAATGCGGAATTTGTTATGCTCCGAGTCTTCCA ATGATGAGCTCAGGGGTAAGAGTGGAACTGGGACTGACTATATATGCGATAATACCAGCTGCAAGAGGGCTTTTCATAGCATATGTCTCGTGGACTGGCTGCGTTCCATTACCACAACAAGGCAGTATGTTAAGGCTCTTGTATCACTGTCATCTTTCCACTG GTCATTTGATGTTTTATTTGGAAGTTGTCCATACTGTTCAGAACCAGTTGCAGTGA
- the LOC133727480 gene encoding uncharacterized protein LOC133727480 isoform X1: MECSEESRCRELAKASTFYRAVYSEIEEVGWENLVRFGGDLTSLSFRVLDSKGRVHVMEIQLDKTHPTYPPSISADVPYLFNLKWSSNSRLKDVVQQFRKHLEKLQTFWSTLDDIDRSLCVVEPKQASPAVSNRQVIIGNDCFVMLSINATDPRSLPECRFIGTGQIVNLLRDRWQRNSKRWVKDKEFLVNLETLLETQLPKPADVEKNDQQVECGICYAPSLPVDDELRGKSGTGTDYICDNTSCKRAFHSICLVDWLRSITTTRQYVKALVSLSSFHWSFDVLFGSCPYCSEPVAVKINSVKK; the protein is encoded by the exons ATG GAATGTAGTGAAGAGAGTAGATGCAGAGAGCTGGCCAAAGCCTCTACCTTTTACCGTGCAGTCTACTCTGAG ATAGAGGAAGTTGGGTGGGAGAATCTTGTGAGATTTGGTGGAGATCTAACATCTCTCAGCTTTCGGGTCTT AGATAGTAAGGGCAGAGTGCATGTTATGGAAATTCAGTTGGATAAAACCCATCCTACCTATCCTCCTTCAATTTCGGCA GATGTaccttatttgtttaatttaaaatggTCATCAAACTCAAGATTGAAAGATGTGGTTCAGCAGTTTAGAAAG CATCTGGAGAAGCTTCAGACATTTTGGTCTACTTTGGATGATATTGATAGGTCCCTATGTGTTGTTGAACCTAAACAAGCTTCTCCTGCTGTATCCAATCGCCAAGTCATTATAG GAAATGATTGTTTCGTCATGTTGTCTATTAATGCCACTGATCCTAGATCTTTACCAGA GTGTCGTTTTATTGGTACAGGTCAAATCGTGAACCTTTTGAGAGACAGATGGCAGAGAAATAGCAAAAGATG GGTAAAAGACAAAGAATTTCTCGTTAATCTCGAAACTCTTCTGGAGACTCAGCTGCCAAAGCCTGCAGATGTTGAGAAGAATGATCAGCAAGTGGAATGCGGAATTTGTTATGCTCCGAGTCTTCCAGTTG ATGATGAGCTCAGGGGTAAGAGTGGAACTGGGACTGACTATATATGCGATAATACCAGCTGCAAGAGGGCTTTTCATAGCATATGTCTCGTGGACTGGCTGCGTTCCATTACCACAACAAGGCAGTATGTTAAGGCTCTTGTATCACTGTCATCTTTCCACTG GTCATTTGATGTTTTATTTGGAAGTTGTCCATACTGTTCAGAACCAGTTGCAGTGAAAATCAATAGTGTGAAGAAGTAA